A stretch of Lactuca sativa cultivar Salinas chromosome 6, Lsat_Salinas_v11, whole genome shotgun sequence DNA encodes these proteins:
- the LOC111908854 gene encoding agamous-like MADS-box protein AGL11 yields the protein MGRGKIEIKRIENNTNRQVTFCKRRNGLLKKAYELSVLCDAEIALIVFSTRGRLYEYANNNMRSTIEKYKKATSNTPNTFSLQETNAQFYQQEAKKLRQQIQMRQDSNRHLMGEGLDCLNMKELKQLETRLERGISKIRSKKHDMILAEMEFLQKREVELEHHNTFLRSKIAENERVQQHEVDGAEQYNAIQAYLARNSLQLNIMEPLEDAPSAYPLLPNKSLHIG from the exons ATGGGGAGAGGAAAGATCGAGATCAAAAGGATTGAGAACAACACGAATCGGCAGGTGACCTTCTGCAAGAGAAGAAATGGGCTTCTCAAGAAAGCTTATGAGCTTTCGGTTCTCTGTGATGCTGAAATCGCCTTGATTGTCTTCTCCACTCGTGGGCGACTCTATGAGTATGCCAATAACAA CATGAGATCAACTATAGAAAAGTACAAGAAGGCGACTTCAAATACACCAAACACCTTTTCACTTCAAGAAACGAATGCTCAA TTTTACCAGCAGGAGGCGAAGAAGCTCCGCCAGCAGATACAAATGCGTCAAGATTCTAACAG GCATCTTATGGGCGAAGGGTTGGATTGTTTAAACATGAAGGAACTAAAGCAGCTGGAGACGAGACTTGAGAGAGGAATCTCAAAGATTAGATCCAAGAAG CATGACATGATACTCGCAGAAATGGAGTTCTTACAGAAACGG GAAGTCGAGCTGGAACATCACAACACGTTCCTTCGTTCAAAG ATTGCTGAGAATGAGAGGGTGCAGCAACATGAAGTAGATGGTGCTGAGCAGTACAACGCAATTCAAGCATACCTTGCGAGGAACTCCCTTCAGCTCAATATAATGGAGCCTTTGGAGGATGCCCCTTCTGCTTACCCCCTTCTTCCCAACAAGTCTCTCCACATTGG GTAA